TCGAGCGATTGTCAATTTTGCGGCGGAATCCCACGTGGACCGTTCCATTCATGGACCGATCGCATTCATCGAGACTAACGTCCTGGGCACCTGCCGAATCCTCGATGCCGCACGAATCCACTGGGACGCTCTGGCCGAGCCCGAGAAGAGCCGCTTTAGATTTCTGCACATATCCACCGACGAGGTCTATGGCTCACTGGATACCGACGCCCCTCCTTTCACTGAGACGCATCGTTATGAACCTAACAGCCCATATAGCGCGAGCAAAGCTTCCTCCGATCATCTGGTGCGCGCCTACCACCAAACCTA
The Gammaproteobacteria bacterium DNA segment above includes these coding regions:
- a CDS encoding GDP-mannose 4,6-dehydratase, translated to MTILVTGGAGFIGSNFVLDWLEDRSEPVVNLDKLTYAGNLKNLSSLNGDKRHVFHHGDIGDFETVSRFLSEYDPRAIVNFAAESHVDRSIHGPIAFIETNVLGTCRILDAARIHWDALAEPEKSRFRFLHISTDEVYGSLDTDAPPFTETHRYEPNSPYSASKASSDHLVRAYHQT